One Nematostella vectensis chromosome 10, jaNemVect1.1, whole genome shotgun sequence genomic window, tgtagATCAGGAAAACGATTTAATATGCCTATCAACTGACTCAGAGCTTTCTGAGGCCATGAGCCATCAATCCTCCGAAGACACAGTGCGAGTGTTCTTGAAGACTGCAGACACTCCAGCTCCTGAACAATGCATATCCCCTGAGGAATGGTGGAAAAACCTTCATACCTATATAGGAGAGTATCAGCCTTTTGCAAGAGGCCGGTTTGGTCGTCATAAGGGAGGTGGTATGAGACATGGAGGGCGCTGCCAATGTCAACAAGACCAAGATGACTAATAAACACTTTAAATCATCATAACATTTAAATAATACATAATACTACTGTTACATATATCTGGCTGTAAATATAGCCTGTAgcctatatttatttttttgtaaaaataagaTTATAAGATTAAGATTATTTGAAGATTAATAAGATCATTTTGTTTAATATGACCAGAATATCAAAAAAGGATGACTTTCTTAGCATCTTTGTATGAACTAGTATAAACAAATTTCCTTGGTATGAAATAAAAGAAGCATTAATAGGAATCTAATACTAATAGGAATAACTAAAATCCCTTTTCTCATCCCTTTTCATATACATTGATCACTGTGGCCATAACTTATGGACATCCCTTCCCCCCTTAGCACACACTAGGTGCACTCACTATCTCCAAACAGTTTAAATGGAAAGAAACATAAGCCCCCTTTTATAAAACTGTGTAAGTTAGGGGAGTGGAAAAAGCAATTGACCAAAACTTACTTACACACCCAATCTTCACTCCTTGACTTACAAATGTCTCTTAAATAAAGCAATGTATTTTTAACCTATGGACTATAATCCCTAATCTAGCATTTCAGCACCCTATCATCAGCTTCTTCTCAGGGACTCTCCTTCAAAACCAACACATCACTAACAGCCTCTTCTTCTAGAGGCTGTGACTAAACTTGCTTCATTATACAGCAATTGGTTGTGAGTTAGTTGTTATATCTTTTCGGGAGATTCTTGCTCGAGGTCGCCTGGTAGTTGGAGCAAATGTCTCAAAATCAGGTTCAATGGTAAGATGCAATATGTCATATCCTCCTCTTCCAAAACAGATTTTCAGCATTACAAATATCAGTGGAGTTGCAAACACTGCAGTAAAATATACTACGTAGGTGGCAGATCGGCCAGCAAAACTTGCATTGAAGACTAAAGCACTGATTAATGGCAGTATGATCATTTTCATGGCCAGATAGTTATGTGTTCTTGGAGATGATGAAGGGCTGGCATTTTGAAGTAAATGTGTTTGGCCTTTACAGAGAGCAATCACAAATATTATGGCTTGACAAAGACTTGCACTGAATATTACTACTGCACTGCAGCGGACAGCAAGCTTCTCGCTCTCATTCTTTTCACCTCCAAACTTGTTCATGATGGAAGCAAGTAGAGGTGTTAGTCCCATAAATGAAAGAGACAAATTATTTATCACAAGCATAACTTGATTCATGTTACGGATATAGTGAAAGAGGGAGTGGTGAGTAAACCAAAGCAAAGCTACAATAATGAAGGTGCCACAGAACGTCAGAAACTCACGCCACATGTTAGCAAGCATTGTTTCGATTCCATTTTCATTGACCTCATCTACTGTTGGAAAATTTTCAGCTGTTATATCCAAAACAAGGAGCGTAGATACAATAGCAAAGGCACCATCACTGAAAAGTTCAACACGCTCTGTCTCTATATAGTTTCCAAATATACGGTCAAAATCCCCTCCGCCCATATATATGTTCATGCATTTTCGGAATATGAAGCCAAGAAGGCGATTGATACATGGTGATATGATAACCAGTACTAATATAACCCAGGAAATTTTGGTGCTAACCATGCTAAGACCCCCCGCAAGCACGTACAAAACCGGATTGGTCAACTTTTTCAGGAACAGATAGTTCCTCCTCTCTCGCATCTGGACTTCAGGCAATTCCTGCACCTCGTCTGTCAGTAGTTCGTCGTGATAGAAGCTGTAGAATATCATGGCGACCTCGAGGAGTTCTAACACCATCAAGTCGCAGCATATTAGAATGATAGGGGTGTGCTTGGAATGGAATGTCGCCTCCAAGTTGACGCAGAACGGAAGAAAGCAAGTAAACAGCAACGAGGTAAGGTTAAGCCACACTAAAACATCATCAACATGTGACAAAATACGAAATCTGTTTACATGAGATTCCCAGATTGCGCAGATCACGCTAAAACCGACAAGATAAACAATGATATGCTCCCATTTGGTCTCGAGTAGGTTCCACAGAGTTTCTTTCGGCCCTGAGTCTTGTTCGAGTTTTCGAATCGGGAGCACAAGTATCGTCGCTACGATTGCGAAAACTGCATCGTTATAGCCTTTTAGTCGATTCAGCTGAAAGAAATCTCTGTCGTCTGAAAAACCCGCCATACTGGGCAAATGCTTTAAAGCAGTAGAACTCGGTTTCGTAGAAATCAACAGTTGAAAACCGTTGAGTGGTCATGTGAATGTCAcacttgtttgcttgtttCGAGTTCCGTGTCCCGAAAGTGTTCGTCATTATCCCGGGTAATAATCGGGAGGTGGTCGGTGTCGATTCGGTATCAATTGCAACACAAGGTATTTCAACGTTTGTGTATTGATTAAGTCTACCTTTATAACATACTGAAAGTCTAAAAAAATCGGAGCATGCAAACAccccttccctgctagcagaggcctcttttcttgtatttcgctgggctggagtttgcgaggaaaagatacctctgccatgggtcgaaactgtttctgttgcgcatgcgtgagcgttaataagcgaccgacgtgccaaaacccgtaccatcgcgcgaaagctgtcaatatgctaatatgctttgcatgggtttagtcggaaatcatgaatcaaactccggtcagttctcctcttcgaaaaaagaaacaactgttcaatttcaatcacctaaaacgtcactaaaagattgaacaacaaacgcagcaaagacgagttttgtcttgtttgtgggattaatttcaagacatctgggcaggcgagtttcttcaatgtaaatatcgcccagttggattcgaagaaaatgttacaaaactttttggtaaacttagatcagctattcccagaagaatatgcaaaacctgtaaacggaagattgactcgttagtcaaaagagagaaaattctgaatgaagataatgCATTgtatggcttcttttataattcgtcgcgtgatatgtCTACGGAGGActccgtttcgaatgcgggcttattatcccgcagcggatatacgtttcatgcatgcactagtcattgtgggctcaaatagtggccagaaaattaatgaacggagcatgcgctctggatctcgtccacgatcgtggacggcggtttgatcaaacgaacttgcgacccatggcagaggtatcttttccacgcgaacgccagcccagcgaaatacagagaaaagaggcctctgctagcagggaaaaacACCCCGAGAAACCGCATCAAATTTCCCACGTACAAGGTTTGTTtgaaaaaccacagggatcccaaatCATGTAAATCATGAAAGTATACTTTGAACAAATCAAATACACCataaactggaaatcgactctgccaaattttcgtctttaataagacttcttcagggcagactgagtCAGtttgagtctgccctgaagaagtcttattaaagacgaaaatttagcagagtcgatttccagtttttggtgtattgtattcattgttctggtacgagatcgcgacagtgtgggctttttgattctattcgtATTAACTTTCCCGAGGACTGACGGAGGAAGGATTCTACAAGCTCATcacttaaagaaaaaaagatcaaGATATTTACATCATTACCATTTTTTGGCCGATTGTCAGCTTTTAGGCGTGGTTACGAAAGGACTCATTAATTATTAAGAAGACGGCAAATATAGGGCATATTTCGGATGGTTTTCGGGACTTGTGGGACTCGACCTTGTATGAGTGTTCGTCTCGCCTACAAGTTACTACAAGAAACTTCAAAAGTCTTCGATGGTGTTACAGAAAAGATTGAGAGGCTGGAGTCTCAGTTGGATGAGGGACATATGAGTTATTATCAGAATTTTTGTTTAGACATTCTTCCGAATTTTGAGGATGGCCTTAACAAGAAACTTTtttgagtctgccctgaagaagtcttattaaagacgaaattTTGGCATAGtcgattttcattttttttgtattgtattcattgttctggtacgagatcgcgacattttgggctttttgattctatttgaACAAATCAAATTTATACAGGGGCAACGGAGTGGTCCCATAAGTGGGGTGGGGGCGAGAGTTGGGGGGAAGGGTAGTTGTTGGttgtggtttcagggggagaGGTGTTGATTTCAAAATgttatttataagaacgcggGGGATAACCAAGGTTTTTATGCACGATATTTTTGACTGTTCAAACAAATATAGCTTATCTGTTTTGGGCAAAATTCTCAGGTTTCTAGCTATTTTATGGGTTTTTAGAGGGAGAATCAAGCACGCCATGTAATGGAGCTATTGCCATTCTTGATCCAAATCTTATACAGACTCTATACCAACAATACTCTTACACAACCGCGGCTGGAAAAATGACGCTTCCATAGTTTTGttcttaaagaaggccaatcatgccaccattttttgctcccgctcaatggcaagtcacacgaagcattcatttccatcggcttattcaagcaagtGACCGATGTTGGCCCCTTTTTTGACTTAGACCAGGAGAACATCCTATTGTCATGACATAGATTGATTGGACTATTTCAAtccaggtgcgtacacaggggggtgcgcgtgcaccccccctccccccctcagtCAAACCTGGGTACGCACCTGTAATCATATATAGGtacaattattattactattactattactattactattactattactattactattactattactattactattactattactatttttatttttatttttattattattattattattattattattactattattattagcaTTAGCATTAGCATTAGCATTTTTAGCAGCTGGTCGACCATGGCCGAATCGTTCTGTcgatgaattaaaaaaaaaagagttaaTTTAAGTTAATCGCTGACACGGTTGCATGTTCTCCCGCCCAGGTTTTCGTTGCTGATTGCGAAGTAGTGCGTATCGAAGCATAACACATGAACTTGTGGTTGCTTTGCTTGAAAACTCCCGGGCCAAACGGAAAACGAGATTTACAGGCGAAAATTAACGCATttactatatttttttccttaacaaATGAGATCATCTAGATAACCGAAACaataaaaagtaatttcctATGCATCTGATATAATAAACGTCGgaaattttttaatttttgtttttcattagTGCTTCACTTCGTAGAACAAATTGTTGACGTCGCCACGGGCTAGTGAGCCGCTAGGGTCGAATAAGCAACAAGCCAACCCTCTCCAAATCACATTCCTGCAATTCCCCACCTCTTACAAGAGCGTTTCGCTCCAAAACACTTCGGAACGGAAAGTCCTGGTGCCTTAGAAAACGAAAATTGCAAGCAATGTGAAGAGCCTTGACAAATATTTAGAGCCAAAATGTTGGTTCGGGACGTGCTAGCCATTCTAGTTACCTGTGTTTGTAACTTCGTACTACTACCACCAGTACATGGGATCGAaagggacagacagacggaagAGGAAGGTTCCACGAGTTTATATAAGCTGGTGAGTCTTGTTATCAAATGAATAACTACTGCGCGGGCGAAAGCTTTGGGTAAATGAGGTTTTCGCGAGTACGGTAAACCAGGAAGCGTGATGTTACTTAAGAAGCCGCGTGTTAACATGTTCCCCACGCTAGAGCCCTCTCTAGCGCTCTTTTAGAATCATCTTTTCTATGATAGAATTACTCAGATAAGATAGACctcgaggtaaaaaaaaatagcgtgTATGCAATTGTTAAGGGGAATTGTTTGTAGTTTTACACAGGCGCGTGAATTCTGATATAAATGTTTATATCTTCTTCTTTTAAAGTGCGACGGTACAGATAATAACGTACATTGTTGTAGCATTCTAGACTTGAGTATCCTATGGACTTGACGCGTATTTTTACACTACTGAAGAAcccgtaaaaaaaaagtagtgCGCGCGCGAGATCTAAAACCCCCAGTGTGCGCATTTAGAGGTAGAATGTATTAAAATTAATACCTTGATTTCACATCGGTTTTTGTTCTCTTTCAGGAATCAACATCAAAGGGAGGTTCCCCAGCGATGGATGTGCTAAAATTTCTACATATCATACCACCAAATATACCCGAGCCACAAGGAGCCAGCATGAATAGTATACCCACCCTTTTATCATACTACAAACGCAAAGTTTACCCAGACAAACTCGACAAAGGTGTGGCAAATGCACTGGAGAGCCACATCGAAGGGATTGAGCCCCAGTTCCGCTCCGAGTCGTTTGGACAATTATGGAACGCTTTGCGCGAACCTCTAACAGAATATTTCCGCCCCAAGAAATCGGATGTACTTCTGAAAGAGCTAGCCCTCTGCATATTTGGGAACCTAACAGAGGCATCGCGTTACAACCTCCCGTCTTTGGTGATGAGTATAAGGCGCGATTTGGTGATTTGTAAAATCGGGGAGATCCTACAAGGAGGAGATATGGACTCATATAAAATGTCAGCTATTCCACAGAGGGACGCTTTTCGACAGTTGTGGAAATTGTTACGGGATCCAATCACACCAGTTTTTAGGAGTGATTTGCCAACGCTAGTAACACAGCTAGTCCACTACTCGCCAAAGTTTGAGCTTGCTGGCGTCTCGTACAGCTTGCCGGGTAAAATGCCGGATATACAAAGAGATGTGGCAATCTGTAAGGTTGATGATTTGTTTAATGATCTTTACGAGAATAGTGTGCAAAAGGACTAttggaaacttcaaaaagACCCGGATTACTTCCCATAGAATGTCTTTTTATAGTccataaatatttattattgttcGTACTTGCCTTATTCTGTATACTGTGCTTAATACGTGATTTTTAAAGTATTATCACGACATTATCTTGAAAGGTCACCGGATTTTTTTTGAACGTTTGATTAAAGTCTCCCGTCGTTTTGTTATAAAGCTAATAAAGTCACCTTTACGCCTAGACTCAATGTGAAGTTTCAAAGAGGGGCATGTCGTTTCAAAATAGTTATTTGCCCACGTCTTAGCCATGTCTTGTATTATCTCATGTAGATTCCTGGCTGTACCTCAACACTAGAATGTAGGACTCACCCGCCTACTCGAGACTAGAGGTAATTAATGGCCAATTATTCTGGACTGCCTTTTGTTGCTCTAAGATAACAGAGCAaacagtaaacaaaaaaaaacaaaatcgcTAAATTCCAACGACATTAAAAGAGGTGTGAGTACGGTTGGACTAATCAAGAGAAGGCCTAAACTTTTTATTAACCATATTAGATAACACGAAATGTcgaaaaaagtaaaaacagAAAGTGATTTTGCATATAGAGCCTTGTACTCGGAAATCATGTGACGTCTAAAGTTGCTATTATTCACGGATTTCTGCATCCACGTTTGGCTTCTCGTTGTGTCTGAATTAGTCCTTCGCAGGCGATATTTAGCCTTGCTTATGTAACCCAAAAGTTCTTTTATCAAGGAGCTTTAAGCCTGTCGTCAGTCATTCGCAGAACAGAGCGGTCACATGTCATGATCTGACATCTCGTCAAATTGGATTAGCTTCCAGAGtttttgacaaattgcgaaATTTAGCGATTCATAACTGTTTTTAGATCATCCCAAGATGCGACCCTTTGACCCTCTTTACAGCAGTTACCAAACAAACACTCCAAAACAGCTTAAGTGTTGTGTTTCGTTTCAACAAAAATAGGTGTGCTTTTTCATTGTTTGAAATTTTTGTCGTAATGTAATTTTTGTCGTAAGTAATTTTGTTTAAAGCAAAGCCTTAGATGATGCCTTAATGTTGATTTAGCTTAATGTTGTCGCATTAGAGTGTTTTTCCCTTGGATATCGGCAGCTTTCGCGGTTGGAGTCAGACTTATCAGAAAACCTGACGCACAATTGCACGATCATACTAGATTTAAAGCCTTATTTTTCTCATTCAAATTTAACAAGGAAAACTATAAAAGCACATGTCCAATAAAAAAGCCTGATAAGACAGTCCTCTTTTTATGTTTAGAGTATACAAGTACGTGGTCAGACTATTCATTTTTGCGTTCAAAAGTTCGGTCGCGACTGTTTGGCTGTGCATCTTTCTAAGCCCATTGAAGTCTGTTGTGACGGGTAGAACATTATGTTCACAAGCCATTTGCTTTGTAAGCTCCTTCAAGGGATTCAGGATAATCTTATCTCAAGCCATTGACAATTCTCTTGATCTCGGCGCCAGCCTTTATGAGATATGCCGCGCAATCAAAATTCCCCCCGCGAACAGCGAAATCCAACGGAGAGCACCCTTTTGAATCTAGAATGTCTATTCTGGCGCCTTTATTTACAAGGAGTTCGAGACACTCAAAGCTGCCTTCCAGGGCGGCATAGTGGAGCGCTGTTAGTCCCGAAGCACTCTGGTGATCAATATTCAATTTGTATTTATCAATCAAGCTCTGAGCTTCTGTTAAGTCATTCTCGGCGACAGCTGAGGCTAAAAGAACCTCCGGCTCAAACGACACGCTTCGGATCCTCTTCAGATCAGATATTGGCTTTATGATAATTTTCGCGTTGTGAAGAACGCGCATCTCGTTGCAGTCAGGCATAGAGATGGTTCGTCTTAGACCATAAGGGGCCGGCTGCGGGTGAGTAGAGTCTATCGAGCGCGCTGCATATGGCACGAGACCTTGTTCGCATTGCCTGCGGATCGTTCCAACTCTCTCGTCTTTAAGTCTATCAATCGATGGCGCCGTTCCGCAAAATGATTTGGATGGAGGTCGACGTGCTTCTAACATCGTGTGTCGCGCAATTCTACCTCAATGTGTCGTTGATTGGTTCCTGGAATACTTTCTATCGTTCTCAATTCCAGAAGTAAAATCCAAACAGAAGTCATTAACAGCAGGTAACAACAAATGAAGCTAATGACTACTCGAAGTGGGTCTCGCTTGCTTCCGTAGTGCGCCCCCGTGTGTCCCCCACTACCGACTACAATAAGTGATTAACCTTCACACCAACTTTAACCCCCTTCTTACAGCCGTCACCGAATACACAGTAGTCCTCCATTGCTCGCTTTAGAGATTCTCGAGCCTGTATTTCCACTTTAAAAGAGGTGACGTCATATATTGAGATAACAAATCGGCACAATCAAATGTCAACACTAGGATACCAATGTTTACCTTCGCATTAGGGCCCGCATTACACTCAAATCGCGGTGGGGTCGACGCGAGGGTCTCCCTAAGCCGGTTAAGCACACCGCTCTTGCTTATAGTAAAGACGTTTTGATCTCGCGTGCAAAGAATCGAAAGGTGTTAACAGTCCTGCTGTGAATAAAAGACCTagcaccacagggagcccctATATGGACTCGACTTCACATGTCACCCACTGCGTTTCTTATTTGTTAACGTTACCTTATTTGGCGGTCCCTCAAAGAtttgttttcatattttgaCTTGAGTGATTTATGTCGCCCGATTAGAGTTCGCTAGCACGCAGGAATTTAGTCATAACAACATACGTCTGCCCCTTGTAGTGAGAATTTGCCAGTTAATcactggtaaaaaaaaaacaggcgtTTAAACACACAGGGTCACCCACTAGGCTGACGGTGTAAGACAATCAAAAAGAAAGTCAAGTGGAGTTGATATCGCTTGAAAATATTCCCACTAAGCGAATAATGTAAAAAGTGAAAATAAATAGTAAACCCTTTTTCGACAATTCTGGACCACCTCAATAAACCTGACATGCCTCTCATAATtttcacccacccctccccccaaacaaATCACTATTCCTCAATGATATGAAAGACCATGATAAATTAACCGttaccaaaataaatataacactTAATTTAATAGGCCTGTTCTAGCCACCCAAGTTAATGTTCTTATAATCCCTAAAATAACACTCCTGAGAGAGCCACGACCCTGGAAAGAAAATGTGTTATTTATTGTCTATTGTCCTCAAAAGTATAACACTGTGGCTTCCATTATGACACAGGCGATGTTTTACGACTTTGTACATTTCCCCATCCGAGTTCCAGCTATTTTGGCTTCGAACTGACACCGCAGACCAGTACCACATTGCGGGCACGCCTCGTGTTTCTCCGGCTGAAATTATTAAAAGCACTTGTCACAAAACATTAAGTCTCCGCGCGAAAACCCACGCTACAGACCTGTTCACATTATACACTGCACATTATGCGATTCTTGCGATTTTATCCCAGCCAAGGCCGAGCCAGGCTGCAACACGACGAAATCAAGACGTAACTTTTCTAATGCTTCTTGCCTATTCTGCTCGAAAAAGTAATAAGTGTCTATAAGATTTGTACGCTTTTGACGTGAATCCGCTAACTTAGGCTGTTTACATGCGCAGGGTTGCGTTAGCCCCAGACATCCTTTCCTGGCGTACACTCTTAACGTCTTATTTTCAGTGAGGTtgagccgttcttattttcggaggattttaaggctgaaaacgTTCTTGTcgatgtttttaaatttcagTGACCTGAAATCATACAAGTTAAAACAGAactacacaaatgatcaataacaatagtatttaaGTCAAGGTCTGTTTAATGAGGCGGGCGAAGACGAGTTATTGTGGCTTGATTCGGTTCCTACTCCCTTTGTTTCGGTTTTTTTGTGAAACCCAAGCGGTCTCGCGGGAATTTTGAAAAGCTCATTAGTGCCCTTCTCtgctaaaaatgtttttcgcCAAGGTATGGCAAAAATATTTAaccgatttttttaaaaaaatcctgaCGTCAGATTGCACCGTAAAGAACAATTCGCAGGCTTAgcattggaaaaaaaggttttatccacaaaaataaaaaggtcTGAACAGCTAATCAGTCACTTTCTCATACGTTTTTCTGCCAAATTCACCattattcagccttaaaaaaaGGCAGGCCTcgcattaaaaaaaagcctataTTAGCTGCGGAATTTCACGATGTTTGCGTTGCGATCTCACGTTTTTGCTCGGTTAATTTGTAAATGACGATGCTTAATGAGACACTCATTCAAATCCGGCGTGCTAAACCATGTCACGTGACACAGGAAATGTCGCTCCATTCTGCGCGATAGGCACAATttgcacaatttgattcttcaTTTTTAGAGCGATCACTAGgcattttcttaaattttgGCGAAATCCCAGGCTggacgtttttataaaaaaaggttcttataaaaaaaaagtaagagtGTGTACAGGCCGCTCCCTCAAACTAATGATGGAAAATAAACAgtgaaatgaaaataagcgGGTGCGATCAAACGTTGAATTCCTCTGAAATACGcaaaacgcttgctacgcagacTACAAAGTTGTGACATGTTCTTACCATACATAGAGCTCTCTCTATGAGATGCTGTTTACAAACGCCTCCTTGGATCAGTGAATAGAACCTGCAGCAAGTGTTCATGGGACAGTCCAAATCGCTCGTGCATCGAGTCAGCTGTAAAACACAACATTACTTAAACGCATTCCTTATCCATAAGTACTCATGATATTTCTGTCCCTTTGTCTGTGCTTAATTGCATCAAGTTTTAAAGGACATTAAATAATCACTAGCGTGTAGATCTATATacttattagttattatgtgACGATGTGTGCAAATCCAAGAAAATgcttttcaaataaaaagaaaaactccTTGTCTGTAGCAGAGTCTGGGTAAGCAAAAGGATTTTCTGCAAACTCCTTGAAAAGGCTTTTAAAAACCACCCTGATAAATATGATCGAAAgtgaaaaattaaacaaacgAGTTCGCACCTTGTGTATATTGGTGTTTGTGTTAGAAATACTTCCTGCGTTTATACAGCAAAGGAGCGCAAATGCACAGATAAGAACCAGCATCGTGGCGGCCCGCACGACCATCTCAAGTTTTGTAACCATATACGTGCATACGTACACGCGTCAGCTAAACTGTCACTCGTTCAGGATTAGTAATGGTGAGCCATGCATCGAAacttaaataaaaagaaatattttataataaCCCCGCCCGTAAATGTCTCGCTGCGTTTATCATAGAGATAGGGTTACAAAGTAATTAGTAAGCAATTAAAATGCTAACCGATTATAGGATTATCGCAACTTTAGCAAAAGTTTTTTGTAGATAAATTTATATTCGCCAAAACACCTGGACATATTCTTGCTGATTTATCACATTGTAGgcttgaaattttaaaatgatCTCATGATCGATTCGTTGCGAATCTGATGGATAAAAATAGTTTGTAGTTATGTCTGGTTCCCATGGGTTCACCTATAATGGAAATATTTTCTGACGctaggggctcataagtactT contains:
- the LOC5510227 gene encoding uncharacterized protein LOC5510227, with translation MSSILVKAYLHPDTQKQEIRRIHVDELTTKKYCDFVPKVTAAFPELKEAENVKLFWKDQENDLICLSTDSELSEAMSHQSSEDTVRVFLKTADTPAPEQCISPEEWWKNLHTYIGEYQPFARGRFGRHKGGGMRHGGRCQCQQDQDD
- the LOC5510249 gene encoding endosomal/lysosomal potassium channel TMEM175; this translates as MAGFSDDRDFFQLNRLKGYNDAVFAIVATILVLPIRKLEQDSGPKETLWNLLETKWEHIIVYLVGFSVICAIWESHVNRFRILSHVDDVLVWLNLTSLLFTCFLPFCVNLEATFHSKHTPIILICCDLMVLELLEVAMIFYSFYHDELLTDEVQELPEVQMRERRNYLFLKKLTNPVLYVLAGGLSMVSTKISWVILVLVIISPCINRLLGFIFRKCMNIYMGGGDFDRIFGNYIETERVELFSDGAFAIVSTLLVLDITAENFPTVDEVNENGIETMLANMWREFLTFCGTFIIVALLWFTHHSLFHYIRNMNQVMLVINNLSLSFMGLTPLLASIMNKFGGEKNESEKLAVRCSAVVIFSASLCQAIIFVIALCKGQTHLLQNASPSSSPRTHNYLAMKMIILPLISALVFNASFAGRSATYVVYFTAVFATPLIFVMLKICFGRGGYDILHLTIEPDFETFAPTTRRPRARISRKDITTNSQPIAV
- the LOC5510228 gene encoding uncharacterized protein LOC5510228 — its product is MLVRDVLAILVTCVCNFVLLPPVHGIERDRQTEEEGSTSLYKLESTSKGGSPAMDVLKFLHIIPPNIPEPQGASMNSIPTLLSYYKRKVYPDKLDKGVANALESHIEGIEPQFRSESFGQLWNALREPLTEYFRPKKSDVLLKELALCIFGNLTEASRYNLPSLVMSIRRDLVICKIGEILQGGDMDSYKMSAIPQRDAFRQLWKLLRDPITPVFRSDLPTLVTQLVHYSPKFELAGVSYSLPGKMPDIQRDVAICKVDDLFNDLYENSVQKDYWKLQKDPDYFP
- the LOC5510229 gene encoding protein phosphatase 1 regulatory subunit 27, with the protein product MLEARRPPSKSFCGTAPSIDRLKDERVGTIRRQCEQGLVPYAARSIDSTHPQPAPYGLRRTISMPDCNEMRVLHNAKIIIKPISDLKRIRSVSFEPEVLLASAVAENDLTEAQSLIDKYKLNIDHQSASGLTALHYAALEGSFECLELLVNKGARIDILDSKGCSPLDFAVRGGNFDCAAYLIKAGAEIKRIVNGLR